Proteins from a genomic interval of Bacteroidota bacterium:
- the mraZ gene encoding division/cell wall cluster transcriptional repressor MraZ, with amino-acid sequence MANIIGTYECKVDAKGRLMFPVAFKNQLKESAAEGFVIKRSIFRKCLELYPMDEWNQESQRINKLSRFKKKNVDFIRKFMSGVKSTELDSTGRLLIPKDLVVYAGIDKDVVLASVVNKIEVWDKAEYERTIDYDPDEFADLAEEVMGDLDIE; translated from the coding sequence ATGCAAAAGGGAGGTTAATGTTTCCTGTAGCGTTCAAAAACCAGCTGAAAGAGTCTGCGGCAGAAGGCTTTGTGATCAAGCGCAGTATCTTCAGAAAGTGTCTCGAATTGTATCCTATGGATGAGTGGAACCAGGAAAGCCAGCGCATAAATAAGCTTAGCAGGTTCAAAAAGAAGAATGTGGATTTCATCCGGAAGTTCATGTCGGGAGTAAAGTCAACCGAGCTGGATTCAACAGGAAGGTTGCTTATTCCGAAAGACCTGGTGGTTTACGCGGGCATTGACAAGGATGTGGTTCTGGCATCGGTGGTGAACAAGATCGAGGTTTGGGACAAGGCAGAGTATGAGCGGACAATCGATTACGATCCCGATGAATTTGCCGACCTGGCTGAAGAAGTCATGGGAGATCTTGACATTGAATAA